One window from the genome of Opisthocomus hoazin isolate bOpiHoa1 chromosome 11, bOpiHoa1.hap1, whole genome shotgun sequence encodes:
- the HYAL1 gene encoding hyaluronidase-1 isoform X3, with amino-acid sequence MASGWSCWVLLLLLPASVCVGGPGPVLVDRPFVTIWNIPTERCAEKYNVTLNLEVFDVLANDQQSFAGQDITLFYSEELGLLPYYTPEGVPVNGGLPQNASVEAHLHQATQDIKVHLPSPAYGGLAVIDWEKWRPLWIRNWASMDIYHQRSEELVRQQHPQWPTELVKQMAKQQFEQSARKFMEKTLQLGETLRPNSYWGFYGFPNCYNDNFDSLPYNGTCPLVEQQRNEELRWLWVSSRALYPSIYLLPRFHGTNKVLAYVRHRVAEAFTVQRGVLNDSIPVLPYSQIAFDRTVDFLSQEDLMNTIGESAAQGAAGIILWGSLNYSTSKEMCLRLKDYVEGPLGHYIVNVTASADLCSQSLCSGRGRCVRRQNKEGFLHLDPFRFTIDLQAGKPWLVAQSLESGDDVSRLAEEFSCQCYDKWQGPHCDTQGFAK; translated from the exons ATGGCGTCGGGCTGGTCCTGCTGggtcctcctgcttctcctgcctGCCTCGGTCTGTGTGGGGGGACCCGGTCCCGTCCTCGTCGACCGCCCCTTCGTCACCATCTGGAACATCCCCACTGAACGCTGCGCCGAGAAGTACAATGTCACCCTCAACCTGGAGGTCTTCGATGTGTTGGCCAACGACCAGCAGTCCTTTGCTGGGCAGGACATCACGCTCTTCTACAGCGAGGAGCTGGGGCTCCTCCCCTACTACACACCCGAGGGGGTGCCAGTGAATGGGGGGCTCCCCCAGAATGCCAGCGTGGAGGCCCACCTCCACCAGGCTACGCAGGACATCAAGGTCCACTTGCCCAGCCCTGCCTACGGCGGGCTGGCTGTCATCGACTGGGAGAAGTGGCGCCCGCTGTGGATCCGCAACTGGGCATCCATGGACATCTACCATCAGAGGTCGGAGGAGCTGGTGCGACAGCAGCACCCGCAGTGGCCCACCGAGCTGGTGAAGCAGATGGCCAAGCAGCAGTTCGAGCAGAGCGCCCGCAAATTCATGGAGAAGACCCTGCAGCTGGGTGAGACCCTGCGTCCCAACAGCTACTGGGGTTTCTATGGCTTCCCCAACTGCTACAACGACAACTTTGACAGCCTGCCCTACAACGGGACCTGCCCactggtggagcagcagaggAACGAGGAGCTGCGGTGGCTCTGGGTGAGCAGTCGGGCGCTCTACCCCAGCATCTACCTGCTCCCTCGCTTCCATGGCACTAACAAGGTTCTTGCCTATGTCCGGCACCGTGTCGCTGAGGCTTTCACCGTGCAGCGCGGCGTCCTCAATGACAGCATCCCCGTCCTACCCTACTCCCAGATCGCCTTCGACCGCACCGTCGACTTCCTGTCCCAG GAGGACCTGATGAACACCATCGGGGAGAGCGCGGCTCAAGGTGCTGCCGGCATCATCCTCTGGGGCAGCCTCAACTACAGCACCTCCAAG GAGATGTGCCTGAGGCTGAAGGACTACGTGGAGGGGCCCTTGGGCCACTACATCGTCAACGTGACGGCCAGCGCCGATCTGTGCAGCCAGAGCCTGTGCTCCGGCCGGGGCCGCTGCGTGCGCCGGCAGAACAAGGAGGGCTTCCTCCACCTCGACCCCTTCCGCTTCACCATTGACCTGCAAGCCGGCAAGCCCTGGCTGGTGGCCCAGAGCCTGGAGTCCGGTGACGATGTCTCCCGGCTGGCTGAGGAGTTCAGCTGCCAGTGCTACGACAAGTGGCAGGGACCCCACTGCGACACCCAGGGCTTTGCCAAGTGA
- the HYAL1 gene encoding hyaluronidase-1 isoform X1 — MPPPARVCLSFQPGSPGADSAHSSPAGHSPGLARCCPSPLRGRRAGASREGVGEVTLGDWHLLGQERGLMPAAASAAGKSVEAGPGLSPSRLSPGSSGTHPAPAGTMASGWSCWVLLLLLPASVCVGGPGPVLVDRPFVTIWNIPTERCAEKYNVTLNLEVFDVLANDQQSFAGQDITLFYSEELGLLPYYTPEGVPVNGGLPQNASVEAHLHQATQDIKVHLPSPAYGGLAVIDWEKWRPLWIRNWASMDIYHQRSEELVRQQHPQWPTELVKQMAKQQFEQSARKFMEKTLQLGETLRPNSYWGFYGFPNCYNDNFDSLPYNGTCPLVEQQRNEELRWLWVSSRALYPSIYLLPRFHGTNKVLAYVRHRVAEAFTVQRGVLNDSIPVLPYSQIAFDRTVDFLSQEDLMNTIGESAAQGAAGIILWGSLNYSTSKEMCLRLKDYVEGPLGHYIVNVTASADLCSQSLCSGRGRCVRRQNKEGFLHLDPFRFTIDLQAGKPWLVAQSLESGDDVSRLAEEFSCQCYDKWQGPHCDTQGFAK, encoded by the exons atgcccccccccgcccgcgtcTGTTTGTCTTTCCAGCCCGGGTCACCGGGTGCTGACTCAGCGCATTCCTCCCCGGCCGGTCACTCCCCGGGCCTGGCCCGCTGCTGTCCCTCCCCTCTCCGGGGCCGCCGTGCTGGGGCTTCACGCGAGGGGGTGGGAGAGGTGACCCTGGGTGACTGGCACCTCTTGGGACAGGAGCGTGGGTTAATGCCGGCCGCAGCTTCGGCTGCGGGTAAAAGCGTCGAGGCTGGCCCAGGTCTCAGCCCATCTCGGCTCTCCCCAGGCAGCTCTGGGACACATCCTGCACCCGCCGGCACCATGGCGTCGGGCTGGTCCTGCTGggtcctcctgcttctcctgcctGCCTCGGTCTGTGTGGGGGGACCCGGTCCCGTCCTCGTCGACCGCCCCTTCGTCACCATCTGGAACATCCCCACTGAACGCTGCGCCGAGAAGTACAATGTCACCCTCAACCTGGAGGTCTTCGATGTGTTGGCCAACGACCAGCAGTCCTTTGCTGGGCAGGACATCACGCTCTTCTACAGCGAGGAGCTGGGGCTCCTCCCCTACTACACACCCGAGGGGGTGCCAGTGAATGGGGGGCTCCCCCAGAATGCCAGCGTGGAGGCCCACCTCCACCAGGCTACGCAGGACATCAAGGTCCACTTGCCCAGCCCTGCCTACGGCGGGCTGGCTGTCATCGACTGGGAGAAGTGGCGCCCGCTGTGGATCCGCAACTGGGCATCCATGGACATCTACCATCAGAGGTCGGAGGAGCTGGTGCGACAGCAGCACCCGCAGTGGCCCACCGAGCTGGTGAAGCAGATGGCCAAGCAGCAGTTCGAGCAGAGCGCCCGCAAATTCATGGAGAAGACCCTGCAGCTGGGTGAGACCCTGCGTCCCAACAGCTACTGGGGTTTCTATGGCTTCCCCAACTGCTACAACGACAACTTTGACAGCCTGCCCTACAACGGGACCTGCCCactggtggagcagcagaggAACGAGGAGCTGCGGTGGCTCTGGGTGAGCAGTCGGGCGCTCTACCCCAGCATCTACCTGCTCCCTCGCTTCCATGGCACTAACAAGGTTCTTGCCTATGTCCGGCACCGTGTCGCTGAGGCTTTCACCGTGCAGCGCGGCGTCCTCAATGACAGCATCCCCGTCCTACCCTACTCCCAGATCGCCTTCGACCGCACCGTCGACTTCCTGTCCCAG GAGGACCTGATGAACACCATCGGGGAGAGCGCGGCTCAAGGTGCTGCCGGCATCATCCTCTGGGGCAGCCTCAACTACAGCACCTCCAAG GAGATGTGCCTGAGGCTGAAGGACTACGTGGAGGGGCCCTTGGGCCACTACATCGTCAACGTGACGGCCAGCGCCGATCTGTGCAGCCAGAGCCTGTGCTCCGGCCGGGGCCGCTGCGTGCGCCGGCAGAACAAGGAGGGCTTCCTCCACCTCGACCCCTTCCGCTTCACCATTGACCTGCAAGCCGGCAAGCCCTGGCTGGTGGCCCAGAGCCTGGAGTCCGGTGACGATGTCTCCCGGCTGGCTGAGGAGTTCAGCTGCCAGTGCTACGACAAGTGGCAGGGACCCCACTGCGACACCCAGGGCTTTGCCAAGTGA
- the HYAL1 gene encoding hyaluronidase-1 isoform X2, whose amino-acid sequence MPPPARVCLSFQPGSPGADSAHSSPAGHSPGLARCCPSPLRGRRAGASREGVGEVTLGDWHLLGQERGLMPAAASAAGKSVEAGPGLSPSRLSPGSSGTHPAPAGTMASGWSCWVLLLLLPASVCVGGPGPVLVDRPFVTIWNIPTERCAEKYNVTLNLEVFDVLANDQQSFAGQDITLFYSEELGLLPYYTPEGVPVNGGLPQNASVEAHLHQATQDIKVHLPSPAYGGLAVIDWEKWRPLWIRNWASMDIYHQRSEELVRQQHPQWPTELVKQMAKQQFEQSARKFMEKTLQLGETLRPNSYWGFYGFPNCYNDNFDSLPYNGTCPLVEQQRNEELRWLWRGVLNDSIPVLPYSQIAFDRTVDFLSQEDLMNTIGESAAQGAAGIILWGSLNYSTSKEMCLRLKDYVEGPLGHYIVNVTASADLCSQSLCSGRGRCVRRQNKEGFLHLDPFRFTIDLQAGKPWLVAQSLESGDDVSRLAEEFSCQCYDKWQGPHCDTQGFAK is encoded by the exons atgcccccccccgcccgcgtcTGTTTGTCTTTCCAGCCCGGGTCACCGGGTGCTGACTCAGCGCATTCCTCCCCGGCCGGTCACTCCCCGGGCCTGGCCCGCTGCTGTCCCTCCCCTCTCCGGGGCCGCCGTGCTGGGGCTTCACGCGAGGGGGTGGGAGAGGTGACCCTGGGTGACTGGCACCTCTTGGGACAGGAGCGTGGGTTAATGCCGGCCGCAGCTTCGGCTGCGGGTAAAAGCGTCGAGGCTGGCCCAGGTCTCAGCCCATCTCGGCTCTCCCCAGGCAGCTCTGGGACACATCCTGCACCCGCCGGCACCATGGCGTCGGGCTGGTCCTGCTGggtcctcctgcttctcctgcctGCCTCGGTCTGTGTGGGGGGACCCGGTCCCGTCCTCGTCGACCGCCCCTTCGTCACCATCTGGAACATCCCCACTGAACGCTGCGCCGAGAAGTACAATGTCACCCTCAACCTGGAGGTCTTCGATGTGTTGGCCAACGACCAGCAGTCCTTTGCTGGGCAGGACATCACGCTCTTCTACAGCGAGGAGCTGGGGCTCCTCCCCTACTACACACCCGAGGGGGTGCCAGTGAATGGGGGGCTCCCCCAGAATGCCAGCGTGGAGGCCCACCTCCACCAGGCTACGCAGGACATCAAGGTCCACTTGCCCAGCCCTGCCTACGGCGGGCTGGCTGTCATCGACTGGGAGAAGTGGCGCCCGCTGTGGATCCGCAACTGGGCATCCATGGACATCTACCATCAGAGGTCGGAGGAGCTGGTGCGACAGCAGCACCCGCAGTGGCCCACCGAGCTGGTGAAGCAGATGGCCAAGCAGCAGTTCGAGCAGAGCGCCCGCAAATTCATGGAGAAGACCCTGCAGCTGGGTGAGACCCTGCGTCCCAACAGCTACTGGGGTTTCTATGGCTTCCCCAACTGCTACAACGACAACTTTGACAGCCTGCCCTACAACGGGACCTGCCCactggtggagcagcagaggAACGAGGAGCTGCGGTGGCTCTGG CGCGGCGTCCTCAATGACAGCATCCCCGTCCTACCCTACTCCCAGATCGCCTTCGACCGCACCGTCGACTTCCTGTCCCAG GAGGACCTGATGAACACCATCGGGGAGAGCGCGGCTCAAGGTGCTGCCGGCATCATCCTCTGGGGCAGCCTCAACTACAGCACCTCCAAG GAGATGTGCCTGAGGCTGAAGGACTACGTGGAGGGGCCCTTGGGCCACTACATCGTCAACGTGACGGCCAGCGCCGATCTGTGCAGCCAGAGCCTGTGCTCCGGCCGGGGCCGCTGCGTGCGCCGGCAGAACAAGGAGGGCTTCCTCCACCTCGACCCCTTCCGCTTCACCATTGACCTGCAAGCCGGCAAGCCCTGGCTGGTGGCCCAGAGCCTGGAGTCCGGTGACGATGTCTCCCGGCTGGCTGAGGAGTTCAGCTGCCAGTGCTACGACAAGTGGCAGGGACCCCACTGCGACACCCAGGGCTTTGCCAAGTGA